A region from the Pelobates fuscus isolate aPelFus1 chromosome 1, aPelFus1.pri, whole genome shotgun sequence genome encodes:
- the GNAT2 gene encoding guanine nucleotide-binding protein G(t) subunit alpha-2, whose protein sequence is MGSGASAEDKELAKRSKELEKKLQEDAAKDAKTVKLLLLGAGESGKSTIVKQMKIIHQDGYTEQECLEFKSIIYGNVLQSILAIIRAMSTLGIDYGDSSKADDGRVLCHLADSIEEGTMPPELVDVIKKLWTDEGVQASFDRAAEYQLNDSAPYYLNELDRITATNYIPNEQDVLRSRVKTTGIIETQFSFKDLHFRMFDVGGQRSERKKWIHCFEGVTCIIFCGALSAYDMVLVEDEEVNRMHESLHLFNSICNHKFFAATSIVLFLNKKDLFEQKIKKVHLSICFPDYDGSNTYEDAGNYIKNQFLDLNMRKDTKEIYGHMTCATDTKNVKFVFDAVTDIVIKETLKDCGLF, encoded by the exons ATGGGCAGCGGAGCCAGTGCAGAAGATAAGGAGCTGGCCAAGAGATCTAAGGAACTGGAAAAGAAACTACAAGAGGATGCAGCAAAAGATGCCAAGACTGTCAAGCTCTTACTGCTAG gTGCAGGAGAGTCAGGGAAGAGTACAATTGTCAAACAGATGAA GATCATCCACCAGGATGGATACACAGAGCAAGAGTGTTTGGAGTTTAAATCTATAATATATGGAAATGTGCTGCAGTCTATCCTGGCCATAATCCGAGCCATGTCCACTCTGGGTATTGACTATGGGGACAGCAGCAAAGCG GATGATGGACGTGTCCTCTGCCACCTGGCAGACTCTATTGAAGAAGGTACCATGCCTCCTGAACTGGTGGACGTCATAAAGAAGCTTTGGACAGATGAAGGTGTGCAGGCCAGTTTCGACAGAGCAGCGGAATATCAGCTCAATGACTCTGCTCCCTA TTACTTGAACGAGCTGGACAGAATCACAGCCACTAATTATATCCCCAACGAACAGGATGTTCTGCGTTCGCGAGTCAAAACTACAGGCATTATCGAGACTCAATTCTCCTTCAAAGATCTTCACTTTAG GATGTTTGATGTCGGTGGTCAGAGGTCAGAGCGCAAGAAGTGGATTCACTGCTTTGAGGGAGTGACCTGTATCATATTCTGCGGAGCCCTGAGTGCATATGACATGGTTCTGGTGGAAGATGAGGAAGTG AACCGGATGCACGAGTCTCTTCATCTCTTTAACAGTATTTGTAATCACAAGTTCTTTGCTGCAACATCCATCGTTCTCTTCTTGAACAAAAAGGACCTATTTGAGCAGAAAATTAAGAAAGTCCACCTGAGCATCTGTTTTCCAGATTATGATG GTTCAAACACATATGAAGATGCTGGAAACTATATAAAGAATCAATTCCTCGACTTGAACATGAGAAAAGATACAAAAGAGATCTATGGTCACATGAcctgtgccactgacacaaagaATGTGAAGTTCGTGTTTGATGCGGTGACCGATATCGTCATTAAGGAGACCCTGAAAGACTGTGGGCTCTTCTGA